ACCGAGGTGAAATAGGCAAAGAGTACAGTTGTGCGTTGCTGGGTGATTTCGGTGGTCCAAAGCGAGGCGTAGTTATATATTTCCATTTTCGACATGGTGGCAGAGCCAGTACCTAGGTACATCACAGACGGCATTATTGATGGGTATAGAACAATTCGATCTGTTTCTAGGCATTCGGTTTGAAAATCGTACGCTCCCCATGATAGTATTGTCGATGATTGCATGGCAATGCTGGTAGACCCGGCGGTAAAAATGGAGGTAAAAATGGAGATTATGAGACGTACTGATGTTGACCATGGATCTCTACAGCATCGATGATTGTGTTGATGGCTAGAGGTTCTAAGAGTGAATGAAAGGTGGACAAGGTGGACGAACAATTACGGAGAGGATAGATAATGGTACGCAGCAGGCGGGCCGATCCGCATTGGACCATGGCCACTACCAGAAAGGACAGTGTGACACAAGTCACTGCAACCACTCAAACTACGTAGAATTGGCTGCTGGTCCAACCAAAGCATCATGGATAACGCATCCGAGTCGCCGCACTCCTTCAGCGAGTTGATCCTCCTCGGACCAGGCAAAACAAAGGCGCAGGAAATCATGAAAGTCGTTGCCTCGGTCCACCGAGTCCCCGGGGATTTGGAAAatctcaccagcagccaCTCTGAGATTCTGCGTCTTCTGAGCCAGTTGCACGATATCAGCAGCGCGTAACGGACTTGGAAGACGCACCCAGATAAAGTATCCGCCGACGACTTCCGAAGAGTCGGGCAGCCCTACGCCCAGAGGGAGGAGGTGCTTGCGGATGGAGGACATCATGACATGGTACCTGCGCGCGTAGGCGGGCTGCAAGACCCCTGTTAGATGAGACTGGAAGGTCCCATTGATGAGCAACTGGGCAATTATCGTGGAGGCGATTTGGGACGGGGCCCCTCCGGAGCGCGATGAACCTCTGCCAGTCATTAGCTCATCCAGTTCCagtgttttttttttttttttaaaaaaaaaaaaatgttTAGTTGACGAGGAAATACGTTTGAGAGAGACCGTAGGCAAGCTTGGCCGTGCCTTCTGCCCATCCGGTCCGCATGCCAGGGCCGATCAACTTGCTGAAGCTCCCGTTACTGATGACGTTTCCCCATTCATCCTGGGGCCCTCCATCCATGTAGCGATCGATGTCGACCAGCCGAGGCACGCGTGCCTCGTCTGGAGCAGCCAGGGGGCAGTCTGGATCCACGGACCACTGCAGGAAATCGTAGACGTCATCGGTCACGATCAAGGCATCGAACTCGCGCGCGAGCTGGACCAGTTGCTCCCGATCGGACAGGGACATGGTCCGCGTGGTGGGATTGGAGAATGTCGGCGTGGCATAGATGAGGTGTTTGTAGATCTTCCCCCATGGCCGTGGAGGTTTATGTTTCTTTACAGATCAGCTGGTGGGTGGAAGAGACAAGAAAATATCTGATGCACAGTCAGTGTCTACCGTACCGGTTCGAATCTCTGCTCTTCATTAGCTTTCCGCTCGGCCGCCTCCATCTCCCGACGGAGATAGTCAAGATCAAGCCCCGCGTCATCCTGCGGAACGGCTCTGACACGACCTGCGAAGCCGGCATCGTCTACCATCCGGGACGCCAGGTGATATGCAGGCGCTACCATCCAGACATGTCTGGTATAACTTGGATCGGTGAAGACTTGGAAAATACATGCCAGATTCTGGCTGGCACCGCCAGTAATGCAGATCCGATCGAACCCAACCGGATCGCGGGGTTTGTAAAAGTGGGTCAGCCATTCAGCAACACTCTTTCGCAAGGGCAGATAGCCATCATCAGGCCCATACAGCAGGGCTGGGGTCCGAATGGACGGCGTGGACAGGACAGTGGCGGATGCCTGGGCCAAGGCGGAGGTGGGCAACAGGGCCGGGTTTGGCCAGCCTCTGAAGAGATCGATTGGCTCTTCGGGGGGAATTACACCCATGTCGAGATTGTCGACAGTTGTCGCTTGCCACTTGCCAGTATGTGTACGGAGGAGACAAAGTTCAACGCGATGGCTCGGTCTCAGTCGAtgaccttttttttggcGTTGTCGTTGAAAATTTCAGCGTGGAGGGACAGGGGACACGTCAGTCTGGTGACGTTGGCCGCCGCCATTTGAAATGACCGAGTGTCTGTCTGTGACCAAGGAATACGCATGCACTCTATTTTCTCCGTTCCTTTAGTGTCTGTCCTGATTTGGATAGCTTACGACCAAGTACAGTCAATATGAGCAACGTGAGACTAGAGAGGAATTGGCTCCATTAACGTACTATGTACTCCTGTTATTGTGGTTTGTGGTGGTTTTGGAGTTACCTACCGTACTGTACCTTACCACGGCGACGAACTGTTACCGATTTCCGGTCGGGGTTTGCaagcatttttttttctggcaCTGCGGGTACCAGCCATGGCTGAGCATCCGTCCAGGAATGCTCCGTGAACTGATTATGATTAGGTATGATGGATAATAAAACATACCAAGTCAGACCAACTCAAACATTCAAGGCCaaaagtacggagtacctacaGTCCAATCAATCCTACAAACACAAGTAGCATAGCATATGCCTGGACAGGTCACTGGCACTGGCACCAGCAAATTCCCGCGAGCGAGGTACCTTACGGATCCTTCCAAAGCCAAGCGCCAACAAACCAATCAAAAACAATGACTGCCGGGGATATTTCTATTGTTAGCAGAACAGGTACGGATACCTCAATATTCCATGGGGATTCCCGTCTTCCTTGCTGCTTCTAGGCAGATATCTAGCGTCGACTGCCCCTGAGCCTCACCAAGGCTAccatatttttttttctcagGTATTGGGAGACCACGGAGTAAACAAAAACCAATACCTCGGAGAGGCAAGGTGGGAAACGCCTCAGTGAGGAGTGTACTCAGTAGGCTTGACTCAAAACATGAGGCGGAGTCCTAACCACACATTGGCATTCCAGCCAAAAATGTCGATTAGTTGATTATGTGGGTTTGTCTCTCGCTGACATTTTTGCCCCCCCCAGGAGATCTGGCGAACAGCATCTATGCGTGTCAAAAGCTAAATAAATTGCAAACAGTTGACCCCTGGCGGatggcatcatcaccatcatcgaccGTGTAGGTGGCTGTCTAGACCAATAGCAGAGAGCATGCCTTTTGACAGACAGATAGAAAGAAATGAACAGCTTTACGGACCAGGATCAAATCAATGTTGGAGATGAGATATTTTGCAGCCATGCTCAAGTATCTCAGAAGTCGGACAGGATCAGACGAGATGAGATCTGAGGCGTCTGGTGATCCTGAGGGGCTGTCCAGTGTACTCGGCACAGCTCATCAGGAGGCGGAGgcaccatcatcaatcacATTGACTTGACTGTTTTAATCatggttgttgttgttgttgttgtcgataTCTCATTGTCTCCAGACACAGCCTCTCCTGATCCTGATCTCCATCAAAACTAGTTACCCAATCCTAGCCATGTTAGTCAATCAGAATTCCCGTAGAGCCGGAGAGCCCAAGAAATTCCCCACCCGCCGTCACTAACGAACTAGAGCTAGAGACCTGCAGTAGTCCAGTACAGCCATGATCCATcatagaaaaaaaaatcgaTTAGgtagaaaaaaaaaggacagacaaaagaaaataatatTTTTTGGCAGCATAAAACAATGATGAAATCTATGAATTCATCcgaagctcaaggatatcgAAAAAAATGAGCAATCAGAAAATCATTTCCTCTCAACCCACTCACTCActcgctgttgctgctgctgctgctgtccaACTTCGCCAGTGTCAAGTCGTCAATCAATGCTCTCCATACTCCACTGGATACCAGCTTAGTGCCATACATTCGTCATATCCCTCCTGGACATCGGGAAGCCTCGAGCAGAACCAAGGTACGACTTGCATCAATCAGAGCCTTGGCTAAGCATAAACTGGTAAGTAACAGGTCAGTCTAAGTAGTGATCATTCATTCCTCCTGTGATCCCCTCCTGCCGATCACATTCCCCAAGACACACGCGCCAGAGACagcctctctctctctctgttgCTCTCCTCCAACACCTGACTCTAACTTGTCCTTCGTTTCTTTCACTTTCCTAAACCGTCTTTTTGTATGCGTTAGTCCATTCTTTTCACATGGTTCGCTATTGAGTCTTACCTCATCTTTCTGTTGTGTcttgccttctttttctttctttttcggtGATTGTCTTTCGAAGTACATCCACTCCCCCCCGCTGCCATCGATTCTCCAACTTACCaattgctttttttttttttttaaacTTGTACAGCGAACCCCAAAGATGTTGTCGGCCCCTGTAAGATCAGCCAAGCGCATATCGTCGCTCTTTTCACTGGGGTCAAACAAAGATGGTTCTCTCTCCTCATCACCAAACTCTCCGAGCTTCCCGAAGCACTCGCCCGACCAATGCCCGGAGGATGCCCAGCAACGCCCGCGAAGCAGCTCCCGCCCCGCGCGATTAGTATCCAATCCCCAGTCCGACTATTCAGATACCCGGAGCATCAGAACGACCGGTCCCATCGATCAGCTCGACTTGGATGAGCCTCTGCCTCCGCCTCCATCACTCCTGGCCGTGAATCAGGATCTTGCCACGAGTGCCAACAATGCTCCGGATGGCAGACCGCAGAGCAGAGGCAGACCCTCCAGCGCGGGGGGATTATTGGTTCCCGGAACTGGACCTGATTCGCGCCCGGGGACTCCTTCAAAACGACGCAGCTGGATCCCGGGACGAGCGCGAGCGAGCTCTGTAGATGCGAGACCTCAGAATACAACCTCTCAAATGCCGAGTGCCTGGATCGCTGGATTGGATCAGAAGATCCTATATGATGTGGGCCCTTTGGTCCGGGGCGAACAGGTATGCCGCTTGTCTGTTCCTGCGCTTCGTCCGTCCACGAGATCTGGGCTTCAAAGTCCACTAATCTATACGTGTTACTATAGGTTCCGGAAT
The DNA window shown above is from Aspergillus fumigatus Af293 chromosome 1, whole genome shotgun sequence and carries:
- a CDS encoding aminotransferase-like domain-containing protein, yielding MGVIPPEEPIDLFRGWPNPALLPTSALAQASATVLSTPSIRTPALLYGPDDGYLPLRKSVAEWLTHFYKPRDPVGFDRICITGGASQNLACIFQVFTDPSYTRHVWMVAPAYHLASRMVDDAGFAGRVRAVPQDDAGLDLDYLRREMEAAERKANEEQRFEPKHKPPRPWGKIYKHLIYATPTFSNPTTRTMSLSDREQLVQLAREFDALIVTDDVYDFLQWSVDPDCPLAAPDEARVPRLVDIDRYMDGGPQDEWGNVISNGSFSKLIGPGMRTGWAEGTAKLAYGLSQTGSSRSGGAPSQIASTIIAQLLINGTFQSHLTGVLQPAYARRYHVMMSSIRKHLLPLGVGLPDSSEVVGGYFIWVRLPSPLRAADIVQLAQKTQNLRVAAGEIFQIPGDSVDRGNDFHDFLRLCFAWSEEDQLAEGVRRLGCVIHDALVGPAANST